In the genome of Dromiciops gliroides isolate mDroGli1 chromosome 1, mDroGli1.pri, whole genome shotgun sequence, the window GAGCATCTGAAAGTAAGCAACACCACTGAGAGGCACATTTGGCAGTGCCCTGGTTGGTTTTATTGGGGATTTTTcccctcttgaaaaaaaaaactctctttgttataagagatggctttCTATAGGAGGGAATAAAAGGATACAGAGAAAATTTTAGGGAATgtaagagttttttaaaaaaatatttatttaaaattattttttaaagttatttttaaaaaaacctttattagaaaaaaaaatcccaattttaTTAACACGGCatactggagattttttttttaaagaccaaaagaaaaaaactagtccccaccctccaggagtttacattccaccaGGGAGATAGAGCGTGTATAGGGATGAGTAGAGCTGCTTTCTTTGGGGGAATGAGAGAAGAGTGCTAACATCCATTGGGGCATTCTAGAAAGGCTTCCTGAATGACATTAAAGTAGAAGCAGCAGCAAGCTATACCTGAGGCCCATGGGACTTCTACAACTAAACTGCAACTAAAAACTTCCCTGTGTGTTAGGtcacctattagaatgtgagttccttgagagcagggacttatatgaattttttgtttgttccccAACACTTCATGCAGTTGTAGcacatggttaatttttttttttgagagagaaggaaggaaggaaggaaggaaaaaaaaaaggaaaagcagacTTCATAAAGGAGATAAGTCCTGAGCTGAGCCTAAAGGAAACTAGGGCTTCCAAGGGTTCAGAGGTGAAAAAGAGAAAGCATTTCCCCTGGCATGGGGAAGAGGCCCAGAGCTGATGGATGGGATGCTGGGTACTGAGAATAAGGTTAACCAGAACAAACCCAGCTCATGTGAAGTGCCTACAATATTCCATATTCTATACCAGCTATTGAGGGGACAAGATAAACGTGAAGCAGAAACTGACATCCTCCTTGAGGGGAAACAATACACCCATAGACaggtaaagataaagaaatacaaagtagttcCTGGAGGGGGAAGTAAAAGCTGGGCAGAGGAGAGGCGAAGTCTGATGGATAGATGGAGGTGAAGTCCTGAGCTCTGTgtggaaggaagccagggcatATTCTAGCCATGGGATACAGGCTGTGCAAAGGCACGGAGGCCAGAGATGGAATGCTATATATGAAGGATGGCCAGAAAGGAGGAGTGGTAGGCCAAGAGCCCAGTTGCCAGGGGTTTTAGGGACCCTCGGTTTGTATTTTGTCTTAGAGGTGATAGGAAACTGctgggatttcttttctttctttctttcttctttttttttttttttggtgaggcaattggggttaagtgacttgtccagggtcacacagctagtaagtatccagtgtctgaggctagatttgaactcaggtccttctgaatccagggctggtgctctatccactgcaccacctagctgccccaacttctgGGATTTCTTGAGGAGGAATGTGGTGTGCTTGGAGCGGAGTTCGGGGAATATCagcttggcagctgtgtggagagtAGAGAAGTAGGAAATGGTTTAGGCAAGAGGTAATAAGATCTTTGGAACTGGGGGGAGGCATGGCTTTTGTGAGTGGCAGGAGGGAGATGGATATGAGAGCTGTGGAGGGGAGAATCAACAGGCAGCTGATTGAATGTGGCAGCAGTGAtggagggagggcagctagatggcacagtggatagagcactggccctcaagttaggaggacctgagttcaaatgtgacctcagatacgtACTAGCCGTgcgaacctggacaagtcacttaaccccagttgccttaaaacatccagggccaaagaaatcatgggaaggggaaagggacccacatgtacaaaaatatttatagctgctctttacgtggtagcaaggaattggaagttgagggggtgcccatcaattggggaatggctggacaagtcgtggtatatgaatacaatagaatactattgtgctataagaaacgatgagcaggaggagttcagagaaacctggagggtcttgcgtgagctgatgatgagtgagatgagcagaaccagaagaacattgtacacagtatcatcaacattgagtgttgatctactgtgatggactatattcttctcaccaatgcaatggtacagaagagttccagggaactcatgatagaagaggatctccaaatccaagaaaaaaaaaagaaagaactgtggagtatagatgctgaatgaaccatactatttcttttgtttttggtgctgttgtttttttttttctattttgaggttttgcatcactgctctgattttttctcttataacaggactaatgcagaaataggattaatgttattatgtgtatatatatatgtgtgtgtatatatctatatctatatatctatatatgtatagagatatatagatataacctatatcagattacctgctgtctaagggaggggggagggaggggagggagggagaaaaatctgaaattgtaaagcttgtataaacaaaagttgagaactatctttacatgtaacagaaaaaaaataccttatatgtaaaaaacaacaacaacaaaaaaaaaaccccaaaacatccatggccacctccagtcatcctgatctatatcttgccgctggacccagatggctctggaggagagagtgaggttggcgacCTTACGTAGCCCttcctcgcttaaatccaattcagtgcaagtcatgacatcacccccatgtcatggtcctcttccatgAAGAACAAGAGGCaataaggtggcgcagtggataaagcaccggcccctgatttgggaggacctgagttcaaattcggcctcagacacttgatacttactagctgtgtgaccctgggcaagtcacttaaccctcattgccctgcaaaaaagagagagagagagagagagagagagagagagagagagagagagagaaagagaacaaaggacaaacagtaaCTGCAAGGGAGGGGGAATGGTGGAGCCAGGAGAGCTGGCTAAGTGGGGAATAGTGGTTGTCCTTGACAAAAATCAGGAAGttaaagggaaggaaggacaggACTTCCTTACATTGAGCGTTCCTTCACTTTTCACACACTGAGCCTCTGCTCTTCTggccaagaaaaacaaacctgCTCTCCTTTCTGGCAACCCCTCAGGTATTCAGAGACAGGGGTTATGCCTTTCCTGATCATGGCTGGTGCAGATGGCTCTGAACCTCTTGCTTCTCTGCCAGCACGTGTGACGACTCTTAGCATTGCCCTAACAAATTGATTAGAACATTGGCAAATCCCagaattcagagctagaagggaactatGCAGTAGTATAGGCCAACCCAAGCCCAACGTTtgctctccttctccctccttacccCACCTACCTCACCCCAATGTTGCCATTGCCTGTGTTTCTGAAAGCTTTGGGAATAGGGGACCATTTCTGTAGCTCCTGAAATGTAGCTGATATTGTTTTTTCCCTGCCAGCCCCAAATTCTTCTTCTTTGCGGAAATGGTGAGGCTAGCTCTGTCTCCCTTCTTTTTCAGGAGCTGGAGAAACTGGGACTGGGAGACAGTGTGGACCTTCATGTGTATGAAATTCCGGTGGAATACCAAACAGTCCAGAGGCTCATTCCTGCCCTGTGGGAAAAACACAGCCCTCAAGTGAGTGAGGAAACAAGTCCCTCCTCCCCACAGCCCCGACACCTCTACCTCCCCAGGTGATAGACAAGAGTGTTCCCCAAATTGTAATAGACCCTCAGTATTCAGTCCTATGCAAATGCCAACCCCTCCCCAGTGGCCACATTCTGCAATGTCATTGCAAGAGCTGGGAATTGGAAAGTGATTCTCCGTACCATTGTAGTTTGGACAGACCTGGGGCATAGTCCCTCAGCATCAGCACCGAAAGCATGCCCACCTCTCCTTGGATTCACAACCATGTGCCTTACCAGCATATTCCAATTTCAGGCTTGAGGCTGGTGGAATTGTTTGTGTGTTAGGACCCAAGGAGCGCTGATAGGTGTCCCCAAAGTATACCTTCCCCTGCCCAAGCAAGGCCTGAAACATCCAGATGTAGTAAGCCCTTTGACTGGCATGGGTCCCGATAATGCCTTCCCACCATTTAAGAGTTCTCAAAGACCATAGCAGGGGAGCATCAGCTTTAGCAGATCCTACCGAGCTGCAACAACTTTTGTGAAGTAGTGAAGTGGCTGTCCATCATCTGAGGACCAGGCGGCCTAAACTGAGGAAGGCCTATCACTAGGTAAGGCAGGTGATGGATTTTTCAGCCACAACCACTCCCATGGACCATTTACTGTGTCAGAGACAGGTTGCAGTCTGACAATGATGAGGGGGATTCCCGCATGGAGGAAGTGATGAATCTTTGAAGTATTGTTATGAGATATATTAGGTTAGATCATCACTTCTAAGAGTAACGGTAAAATAGATCTGCAGAGATTTATGCCGGAGCCATGAATTCTGTCTCTGGGCATCCCTTCCAGTTGTTGATAAGCATATGTGAATCTGTAGTTGGCCCCCACAAGCAGGAGGGCAGACTCTTGATGAAGGCCCAAACCAGCTGAGCTGTATCAGAGTTAGGTGTCTCCTCGGCAGACCCCGTGTCCCCATCTTTTGTCTCTGTGTGTTCACTCAGTTCTCGTCTGTTTCTTTGTATACAGTTGTAGCCCATTGCATCACTGCTTCTGCTTTCTTCGCCTGTTCTTTcatatcttcccatgtttctttctattcctcacaTCTGTTACTCTTCATTGTAGCATGATGCTCCGTTACTTGAATCTATcacaggttggtttttttttcttaaaatctaTTTCTCAGTTGGACATTTGATTTGTTTCTGGTGTTTTCTCACCCATTGGTAATGTTGTCTGTTGTCAAGCAGTTGGTGCTTTTTGGTTTTGATATTGTTCTTATAGTATGGTCCCAATAATAGGCCAAAAAGTATGATTCTTTTTATGACTCTTACATCCTGCCAAATTATTCTTCAAAAAGATGGTGTCCTTGGGGGCAgccgggtggtgcagtggataaagcactgggcctggattcaggaggacgtgagttcaaatctgtactcagacacttgacactagttgtgtgaccctgggcaagtcacttaaccctcgttgccccaccccccaccccccaaaaaagatggtATCCATCTGTAATTCCTCCAGTAACATAGCCAAAGACTGGAATTCTAGCTAGCACTtaacaaacaatttagaaaggACAGAGAGCTAATGGAGTCCTGAAATCTTAAGCTACCTCAGATTTAACCACAGAGGCTGGAATAGTTTGGCTTTTTGGACCGACTACCCCCTTTTGCATGGATCTCACAACTGGACCGGGCCTTGCTAGCTATTGCGATGTTATCCTAGGGGATAACCTAAAAAACTCAACATCCATGATACATCTATGGCCTCTTCCACTTAGCAAGACAAGGCCAAACAGCTGTCTGCTGGGTCCCATGACTATTTCACGCTTGCCCCTGCCCTACTACTGAATCATACAAAGAATGATAAATATATCTCAATAGATCCAGTTCCCATCACTGTTAAGCGCATCATTCCTCTGCAGCTGGTCGTCCACGTAGGAGTGTCTGGCATGGCAACTACAGTTACCTTGGAAAAATGTGGTCACAACAATGGATACAAAGGGCTGGACAACTGCCACTTCTGTCCCGGCTCCCACTGCTGCGTAGAGAATGGGCCGGAATGCATCGACTCCATCATCGACATGGATGCTGTCTGCAAGAGAGTGACCACCTTGGGTCTAGATGTCACAGTGACCATATCCCAGGATGCTGGCAGGTAGGACGGGTCCCCTGCAAGGTGAGGAGCCCCTGGCATGTGCCTGCCTGGGCTTCactttcattcttctcttctgTAGAATGAAGGAATTTGACTAGATGATTTTCAGTTCTCAGTTCTGTGACCTGCTGGTTTTTATTCTGGGCAGTTTAGGGTCATCTGGGGTGCTAGGGCTGATCTCTCCTTTAAGACCAGCCTGTCCTCCCTTTTTGTAGAATCATAGACTCTTAGATTTAGAAAGGCCTCAAGGACTATCCAGTCTGCCCTGCCTGTTAGCCACATCCCTACTAAGTGATCCTACAGCCTCTGTGTAAAGACCTCTAGTCGAGGGGAGTTTGTTACCTGTtgaagcagcccattccattgTGGGACAGCCATGATTGTTTGGGAACTGTATAAGGAACCAAAATTCAGTTCCCTGAAATTCCCACTCATTATTTCTAGTTTGGCCTTCTGAGGCCAACTAGACTAAATCTTATTTCTCTCCCCCTACTGCAGccggtggctcagtggatagagcgctgggcctggagtccagaagacctgagttcaaatcccatctcagatacttatgagctttgtgaccctagacaagtcacttaacttctgtttgcctcatttgtaagatggggataataaaagcatctacctcccagggttgttgtgaggatcaaatgagataataacccagggcttagcacatagGAGGCAAAAGCCCACACGATATTGGAAATTGAAATCATTTCAAAGTCTTCACTTCTTCAGGTGTTTTCAAACACCAAACCGAGACCTGAGTCTAAAGGGGTATAGATCAGAGTACTTAGCTCCCTTTGAAGCCTGTGTGTATCCCCTGGTGGTTGACAGAGTCTATAGAAATGTTTCAATATCTCAGTGATTATAAGACACACGGGGACCACCTTGATCCTGTCCCAGAGGGGAAATGTCTCCCTCAAGCCCATTGAGAACCACCCCATGAGGGGTTCATCCATCTCGAAAGGTTTCGATTTGACTTGGGCCATTAGTTGGTTTCTGGTCACTAAACGAACGTCTTCTGGCgcatttctcctttcctctcgcCAAACCTCAGGTACCTCTGTGATTTTACTTACTACACCTCCTTATACCAGAGCCACGGCCGATCTGCGTTTGTGCACGTCCCTCCGCTAGGAAAACCCTATAATGCTGACCAGTTGGGCCGGGCCTTGCAAGTCATCATCGAAGAAATGCTAGACATGTTGGATCAGTCTGAAGATCAAATCGACTACGGCCACCAACCCTGAGCAGGACGGGCGGGGTGGCTAGTCATGGTCGCACTTGGGAGGAGTCCCCTCCTGCTCAGGACACTAGGGACACCCTCCAGCCCAGCTGTACAGCACAGGAACTAAAGACACAAGCACACAAACTTGGCTTTGCTCTGTTTCTCTGATGCATTCCCCTCCCCTTACTTTGCGCCAGTGAAGTTGATTCAAGGAAGGGGGCAAAGGTTTCTCTTTcgccttttcctttcattttcctttttgaaaaacaGCTGCAaccatttactttgtttcctgaAGTGGCCAAACTTTCTGCAGAGTCTCTCCATTAGTCAAGTGATCTCAACAGACTCGACTACATGTTGGGGTCCGTCTGTTCAGGACCGACATCTGGAACTGGAGTGTTTGGTTAAGGGAAAACTGGATGAtgacctcccccaccccttggggccTGGTTGGTTGGTCCTTAATCTAAAAGCTTGGGTAAGGGACTTTGGCTAGGTCTTTGGATAAAGTAATAGAGAACAggcaaaccttaaaaaaaaaaaaaaggctggggtgggatagctttCATTTTAATACCAGTGCTAGTGTGGGACACAGATTAATTTATAATCCTTTTGGTTAAAAGTCAAACATGATACGGgagaggattttttgtttttgtttttgttttgttttgtttgttcatttgtatttttttaaacttggggTTCCGTTTCTTTCCCTCAGCCCCAAAGGTTCAGCCCAGAAATGTGGCTCTGTGAGACTGACCATTGTTCCCGGTATCCTAGGGAGCCTGACTGAGATCCATTTTTCTTGCTGTCTAGAGTATAGAGGGAGGTGTCCCATTCCCAGCTGCACACCCTCCTTGCCAATTCTCCCACCCCTGCCCAGAGCAGAGGTTTTGTGTTGCCTGGGAGAAAAAGATTCATTTTTGTATGCGTGAGTGGGGTGTTTCACTTTGAGAGtattttttgtcttaaaaaacaACATAACACGTCACAAACATTCATGGAATTGAAAAAACATCCAAGCAGCCACTGTCACCATTTGGGACCCTCCAGGTGCTAGAGGTAGATGCAACTCTGCTAACCTTTAGAGTAACTCAATACTCTGTATTATCTTTTCTAGACTGCCCCTCTCTGTAGTGAGTGAGGGGAAGGCTTCCTGGTAGGGACACTATTTTAGGAACTGGTGATGAGCTCATTAAATGACCATTTCCAAAGGGGATTCCCAGGCAGCACTAAAACTGCTCTGCCTTATCTTCTTTCTTAGATCTAACTCAGGAGTGATGAGGCCTAGAATGGGGTTTGAGGGAGGGGCGTGCCACAAAACAGGGGAAAGACCCTGCAACAGACTTTTGACCTTTCACCCTTCGTGTCGGAATGTGGCAGTGGGAAGCCTTGTGGGCCCTGGTGGGCCCGCAGGTGGGCAGGGAGCACAGGGAGGAAGCCAGGCATTGGGCCTTCCAGCCAAAGCTGAAGGAGTTAGCAGCCTACCAAGCTCCCAGCCCCCCAAAGTGGCCAGAAACTGTGGTTGTGCAATAGGAAGCAGAGTCCCTCTGACCAGGCATTGCTGAGCTGTGACCTGAAGACAATTTCGGTGCCAATCAGCAGCTTAAGCACCTCCTCAAACTCTGCTCAAGAATCCCAACATTTCTTTTGTAAaccttttggtttttaaaacaaaGATGATTTTACTATTGATATGTGAAAGCCGCTGGAACTGGACTCAATGAGAGCCATCCTGTATCAGCATTTCCCAgcattagattattttttttaatgaagggaaAAGGCAAGATTTATTTTAAGACTGTGAGCAGTTTctactctttcctcttcctttggagACAATATGGCTCAGTACATGGAGTTCTAGATTTGTGCTCAgggagacctggcttcaaatcctgcctctgatatttactagctagctgagtgaccatggACCACagtctcctctataaaatggggataataatacccatagtacctacctcacagggctgttgtgaggctccaaGGAGATCATgtatgtgaaatgctttgcaaaatttaaagcatgATGTCAATGTTTAGTTATTACTTCCAGAGTGAACCTTTGGAGAGTGTGCATTTACTGAAGAAGGGGATCCGGTCTGACTCCCTTTCAAAAATCCTTGGCTTCCTCTGACCAGGGAACAAGAAGGGGAATGGGAGATTTGTGGTGAGATGGAGTGAGAAGTCTCAAAAAGGGT includes:
- the PGPEP1 gene encoding pyroglutamyl-peptidase 1 is translated as MEQPKKAVVVTGFGPFGEHTVNASWIAVQELEKLGLGDSVDLHVYEIPVEYQTVQRLIPALWEKHSPQLVVHVGVSGMATTVTLEKCGHNNGYKGLDNCHFCPGSHCCVENGPECIDSIIDMDAVCKRVTTLGLDVTVTISQDAGRYLCDFTYYTSLYQSHGRSAFVHVPPLGKPYNADQLGRALQVIIEEMLDMLDQSEDQIDYGHQP